The region GGCCTGATCCTGACCACCGAAGCTGCAATTGCTGACAAGCCGAAGGCTGAAGGCTCTGCTGGCGGCGGCATGCCAGACATGGGCGGCATGGGTGGTATGGGCGGCATGATGTAAGCCAGCCTTACCCCTGTACCAAAAGCCCCGCACGGGTAACCGTGCGGGGCTTTTTTGTGGCTGTTTTGCAGAACGATCGGCCGGTCCGGATCGCGGGTGAGCGCTCTGCAATCCCGGGCGTGCGCAACTGCAAGGGTAGAGGGTAAGCCCGTGGGGAAATCAGTATGCGTAGACTATTGTCTGTGGAGAATGAAGTTCGAGTGAAAAAACCGTTAAATCCCCGAAGACCGCAACTAAGTTGTGTAAGCGCCTTGCGATGCTGGCTCTCAGCGGATCTTCGCTCTAAGCTGCGCGGGCCAAGACGGCCGTAACTGTGTACGGAGAAAATGCCCATGCGAATTCTACTGGTTGAAGATAACCGCGACATCCTGGCCAACCTGGCGGATTACCTGGGAATGAAAGGCTATACCGTTGACTGTGCGCAGGATGGTTTGTCTGGCCTGCACCTGGCTGCCACAGAGCATTACGACTTGATCGTGCTCGACATCATGTTGCCCGGTATCGATGGCTACACCTTGTGCAAACGTCTGCGCGAAGATGCCCGCCGTGATACCCCGGTGATCATGCTGACTGCCCGTGATCAGTTGGACGATCGCCTGCAAGGCTTCAAGTCCGGAGCGGATGACTACCTGCTCAAACCCTTTGCCCTGTCGGAACTGGCGGCGCGTATTGAGGCGGTATTGCGTCGGGCCCAGGGTGGAGGGCGCCGCGAGCTGCAGGTGGCCGATCTGAAATATGACCTCGACACACTCGAAGTCTCGCGTGAAGGCCGGACGCTCAAGCTCAACCCGGTCGGGTTGAAATTGTTGGCCGTGCTGATGCAAAAGAGCCCGCACGTATTACGTCGTGAGGTGCTGGAGGAAGCGCTGTGGGGCGATGATTGCCCTGACAGCGACAGCCTGCGCAGCCACGTACACCAATTACGTCAAGTGATAGACAAACCGTTCGACAAGCCGCTCCTGCAAACGGTACATGGTGTCGGCTATCGCCTCGCTGAGTTGCGCGATGGAGTTTAAGCAAAGTCTTGCCCAGCGGATCATCATCGCCTTTGCGCTGATGAGTGCGCTGGTGGCAGGCACATTCGCCATGGGCATTGTTGCCACCGTGCACCTGGTCGAGGAAAAACTTATCTCGGCAGGATTGGGGGGTGATCTGCAGCGTCTTTTGATGATGGACAGCGTGACCGACTGGAATCATCGTCCAGAGCCGGATCAACTGTTTTACTTCAGTGGCGGACGCGGTGATTTTGCCCTGCCCAAAGACTTGCGCCATCTGGACCCGGGTTTTCACGAGGTGTTCAGGGACCAGCTGTCGTACCACGCGATGGTGGAAGTGGTAGATGGAAGGCGCTATGTGTTGCTGCAGGACCAAAGCGATTTTGAAGAGCGCGAGCGCGTGCTGTTTGCAGTGGTACTGGTCGGCTTCGTTCTGGCGCTTGCGCTGGCGGTCTGTCTGGGCTGGCTGTTGGCGCGCCGAGTGATGGCGCCGGTAGTGCGCCTGGCGCGTCAGGTGCGTCATCGTGATCAGTTACTGGGGCTGGCACCACCATTGGCGCCTGACTACGCGGCAGATGAAGTCGGGGAACTGGCTGTGGCGTTCGATGCCACACTGGGCCGCTTGCGTGAAACGCTGACCCGGGAGCGGCTGTTTACCAGCGATGTCAGTCATGAGCTGCGTACACCCTTGATGGTGCTGGCGAGCTCTTGTGAATTGTTGCTGGAGAGTCCTTCTCTGGATCAGCGCAGTCGCTCGCAAGTGGAGCGTATTTCCCGCGCCTGCGAGGAAATGCGCGAACTGGTGCAGACATTCCTGATGCTGGCCAGGTCGCAACATGAAGACGCGAACGTTTCGCCGAGCGTGACCCTGACCACCGTGGCTGAAGGCTTGATCAGCCTGTGGCGAGGACCGATAGAGGCCAAAGGCCTGGAGCTGATCTACGACCCGGGTAACCCACTGGACAAGCGTTACAACGCTACGCTCCTGCATGCAGTCATGGGGAATCTGTTGCGTAATGCCCTGCATTACACCGATACCGGTTTTATCCGATTGAGCCTCGAACCCACGGGGTTTGTGGTGGAAGACAGTGGCGTGGGGATTCCTGAAGAAAAACGCCTGGCCATGTTCCAGCCCTTTGTTCGCGGCAGTGAAAAGCGTGGAGAAGGATTAGGCCTGGGTCTGTCACTGGTGCAACGGATCTGTGAAAGCCAGGGGTGGCGGGTTTCGTTGACCACGATGGAACCCAACGGTTGTCGTTTCCACGTCGAACTTGATCCGGCAGGAACCTGAACTGCCACGGCCCGCGCCCTACGGGCCGTATGCCGGTCCTCTTTGCAGTAATTAGTGGCCCTATGCCATTGCTTGCTCCCTGTAAAACCTTGCAACTTTTTCATGGCTCAAGGGACAATTTTTTCACCTGACGATGACCTGATGCTCACGGGCGGTTCCTTAACGTGGCGTCCATATGTATCAGGAGTGCCTGTCATGGGACCGTCAATCAAGCTCAAGTTTTCCGAGAAGTACGATCAGCAGCACGCCACTGAATATCTGTTGAAACATCAGGACGGACTGACTCGTCGCGTTTCGCATGCGCGTGATGTACAGCTGGCGCGTCGTGCCTTGAAGCTGTCAGCAGATCCTCAGGTCGTGCTGGATCTGCCGTGCGGCGCAGGACGGTTTTGGCCGTTGCTGGCTGAAAAGTCCGGGCGGGAGATCATAGGTGCAGACAATTCGGCCTCCATGCTTGAGGTCGCGTCTCTCTCTCAACCCGCAGAGGTGGTCAAACGGGTACGGCGCTTGCAGACGTCTGCTTTCGATATAAATCTGCCAGACAATGCAGTGGACAGTATTTTTTGCATGCGCCTGTTGCACCATATCGGTGATGCAAGCCATCGAATGGCTCTATTGCGGGAGTTTCATCGAGTCAGTCGTGACAGTGTGATTGTGTCTTTGTGGGTCGATGGCAACTTCAAGGCATGGAGACGCAAGCGTCTTGAGCGCCAGAGGGCGGGA is a window of Pseudomonas taetrolens DNA encoding:
- the colR gene encoding two-component system response regulator ColR, encoding MRILLVEDNRDILANLADYLGMKGYTVDCAQDGLSGLHLAATEHYDLIVLDIMLPGIDGYTLCKRLREDARRDTPVIMLTARDQLDDRLQGFKSGADDYLLKPFALSELAARIEAVLRRAQGGGRRELQVADLKYDLDTLEVSREGRTLKLNPVGLKLLAVLMQKSPHVLRREVLEEALWGDDCPDSDSLRSHVHQLRQVIDKPFDKPLLQTVHGVGYRLAELRDGV
- a CDS encoding sensor histidine kinase, which encodes MEFKQSLAQRIIIAFALMSALVAGTFAMGIVATVHLVEEKLISAGLGGDLQRLLMMDSVTDWNHRPEPDQLFYFSGGRGDFALPKDLRHLDPGFHEVFRDQLSYHAMVEVVDGRRYVLLQDQSDFEERERVLFAVVLVGFVLALALAVCLGWLLARRVMAPVVRLARQVRHRDQLLGLAPPLAPDYAADEVGELAVAFDATLGRLRETLTRERLFTSDVSHELRTPLMVLASSCELLLESPSLDQRSRSQVERISRACEEMRELVQTFLMLARSQHEDANVSPSVTLTTVAEGLISLWRGPIEAKGLELIYDPGNPLDKRYNATLLHAVMGNLLRNALHYTDTGFIRLSLEPTGFVVEDSGVGIPEEKRLAMFQPFVRGSEKRGEGLGLGLSLVQRICESQGWRVSLTTMEPNGCRFHVELDPAGT
- a CDS encoding class I SAM-dependent methyltransferase, translated to MGPSIKLKFSEKYDQQHATEYLLKHQDGLTRRVSHARDVQLARRALKLSADPQVVLDLPCGAGRFWPLLAEKSGREIIGADNSASMLEVASLSQPAEVVKRVRRLQTSAFDINLPDNAVDSIFCMRLLHHIGDASHRMALLREFHRVSRDSVIVSLWVDGNFKAWRRKRLERQRAGAPEQYSYQNRFVLPAATVEAEFKKAGFIIQDHLDFIPYYAMWRVYVLSKR